The region CACCAAATAGAAACATGAAATTTGTTTGCTTTTCATGTTCTCGAGCTAGGAAATCACAACCCACAAAACAAAATCCTCTTATTCCTAATCCACAGACGAAAACAAATTGCAAAGCAAGAATTAATGCTACTGTATTTGGAGATGGAAAATGCAAGATAAATTATGTTGTGCTTGAGGATAATCATTGTCTAAGTCCACATAAATCACGATTCTACACTTGCAATAGAGAAATAGGCATTTGGGCACAAAGAAAGTTCGAACTAAATGATAGTGCTGGTGTTAGTAtggcaaaaaaatttcaaacacttGTAGTGGAAGCTGGTGGTCATGATAAAGTTCCATTCTTAGAAAAAGATTGTAGAAATTTTGTTGATAAAGCTAAGCATTTACGCTTAGGAATTGGAGATGCTAAAGCAATCCATGATTATTTCATGAGTATGCAAGCTATGGCTTCTTTTACATGATAGATTTACATGATGGTGGTTGAATAAGAAATGTGTTTTGGGCAAATTCTAGAAGCAAAGCATTATATCAAGAATTTGGTGATGCTGTTACATTTGACACTACATACTTGACAAATAAATATGATTTGCCATTTGCACCTTTCGTAGGAGTAAATCATCATGGACACTCATTCTTGTTGGGTTGTGGGTTGTTATCAAATGAGGATACTAGTACATTTATTTGGTTGTTCAAAACATGGCTTGTTTGTATGAATGAATGTGCACCTGCTGCTAT is a window of Humulus lupulus chromosome 4, drHumLupu1.1, whole genome shotgun sequence DNA encoding:
- the LOC133833027 gene encoding putative protein FAR1-RELATED SEQUENCE 10 yields the protein MSLEEKNISFSSDACDKNLSEDKGGNTIDLNESVSTPTIEMNFDLLDALFLHYKLYGKQEGFGVKKKTSRNSPNRNMKFVCFSCSRARKSQPTKQNPLIPNPQTKTNCKARINATVFGDGKCKINYVVLEDNHCLSPHKSRFYTCNREIGIWAQRKFELNDSAGVSMAKKFQTLVVEAGGHDKVPFLEKDCRNFVDKAKHLRLGIGDAKAIHDYFMSMQAMASFT